From Spirochaeta isovalerica, the proteins below share one genomic window:
- a CDS encoding ABC transporter substrate-binding protein, translating to MKKKELILSLLILSTLLWSCSSSDSNLVYAYQDRIVDTLSVIAAEKELFAKNVEGKIFSSGPQTVEALISGSADVAAMGDSAAIILLSKYDNFRIIASHGSGEKRHRIVTGKEIQIDTWNDLQGLRIGIKKGTSTYGGLIIKAEDKGIDLENSLMEMSPSVQLTALASGEIDALVASEPTPSIAEDKEIGRHFDYLDMPGMTYPIVLVASEKTIAERKAQLEDLIKSLENAQDYLATNRSDVITVHSSLSGFSPAMVENSLSLHNHVVRPASDFRETLDELGRILLKTGTINQLPDWDKVLDMSLME from the coding sequence ATGAAAAAGAAAGAACTTATACTCTCATTATTAATCTTATCTACTTTACTCTGGAGCTGTTCCTCCAGTGATAGTAATCTTGTTTACGCTTATCAGGACCGGATTGTCGATACGCTCTCTGTCATCGCCGCTGAAAAGGAACTTTTTGCTAAAAATGTGGAAGGGAAGATTTTCTCTTCCGGACCCCAGACCGTTGAAGCTCTTATCTCCGGAAGCGCCGATGTCGCCGCAATGGGAGATTCAGCTGCCATCATACTGCTTTCCAAATACGATAATTTCAGAATTATCGCCAGTCATGGTTCCGGAGAGAAAAGACATAGAATTGTAACCGGAAAAGAAATTCAGATTGACACATGGAATGATCTCCAAGGTCTTCGGATAGGCATCAAAAAAGGTACTTCCACCTATGGCGGTTTGATCATAAAAGCCGAGGACAAAGGTATAGACCTGGAAAATTCACTTATGGAGATGTCCCCTTCAGTTCAGTTGACAGCACTGGCCTCAGGTGAAATAGATGCGCTCGTCGCATCGGAACCGACACCTTCCATTGCCGAGGATAAAGAGATCGGAAGACATTTCGATTATCTGGATATGCCCGGGATGACCTACCCCATTGTTCTGGTTGCATCGGAAAAAACTATCGCTGAAAGAAAGGCACAACTGGAAGATTTGATAAAATCCCTGGAAAATGCCCAGGACTATCTTGCAACAAACAGAAGTGACGTTATTACCGTACACTCATCTCTGAGCGGTTTTTCTCCGGCTATGGTCGAAAACAGCTTATCCCTGCACAATCACGTTGTCCGGCCGGCTTCTGATTTTAGGGAAACTCTGGACGAATTGGGCCGGATCCTACTGAAAACGGGTACCATTAATCAGCTTCCCGATTGGGATAAGGTTCTGGATATGTCACTTATGGAATAA
- a CDS encoding ABC transporter ATP-binding protein: protein MISIENISREYRSKEGQVRALSHINLHVAEGDFISLIGPSGCGKSTLINMIAGFIQPTEGTIRLNGKPIRKPGPDRGVVFQENSLFPWMTVEENMKLALRNSRKAVDYYLDIVGLKGFHKAYPHELSGGMKQKVSIARTLALSPDVILMDEPFSSLDEQTRIQLDYELKEIWEREKKTIIFVTHSIEEAIYLSTKVVLMTKRPGRIQREWELDRGKRWNFYSPDMLSLRKEMKNSMDLCCKDCKL from the coding sequence ATGATCAGCATTGAAAATATCTCAAGGGAATACCGGTCAAAAGAAGGACAGGTCAGAGCTCTGTCTCACATAAATCTCCATGTTGCGGAAGGAGATTTCATCTCTTTAATAGGTCCGAGCGGATGCGGTAAATCGACTCTGATCAACATGATCGCCGGATTTATACAGCCGACAGAAGGAACGATCAGACTCAATGGGAAACCTATAAGAAAACCGGGGCCGGACCGGGGTGTCGTTTTTCAGGAGAACAGCCTCTTCCCCTGGATGACTGTTGAGGAAAATATGAAACTGGCATTGAGAAACAGCAGAAAAGCCGTTGACTACTATCTCGACATTGTGGGCTTGAAAGGTTTTCACAAAGCTTATCCCCATGAATTATCCGGCGGCATGAAACAGAAAGTTTCCATTGCCAGAACGCTCGCGCTCTCTCCGGATGTGATTCTGATGGACGAACCTTTTTCCTCCCTCGATGAGCAGACGAGAATACAGCTGGACTATGAATTGAAGGAAATCTGGGAACGGGAGAAAAAAACCATCATTTTCGTGACCCACAGCATAGAGGAAGCCATCTACCTTTCCACGAAAGTTGTTCTTATGACAAAACGGCCCGGCAGAATTCAACGGGAATGGGAGCTGGACAGGGGGAAAAGGTGGAACTTTTACTCACCCGACATGCTTTCTTTAAGAAAAGAAATGAAAAACAGCATGGATTTGTGCTGCAAGGATTGCAAACTATGA
- a CDS encoding ABC transporter permease, with amino-acid sequence MIDRQIKDTAIKAIRYITGIGIIFLLWHIAATLANHGRGVYFPTPLSTLSGLIDLLKGEQIYGAGIVDHTAVSLLRWFKGFALASLIGVVLGIAMGYYQFLFDLFIPVVTFLQIIPGLAWVPVALLLFGLGEGATFFMIFITSLPPVIVNTAGGIRETPPVYMRASRMMGLKGPRTFFRILIPASSLSIINGLRIALASGWRVLIAAEMVVGSAQGLGFVIIQSRWSLDFVSAFSVIIIIAAIGLFIEKVLFQIIEDNLRHKMGFERIL; translated from the coding sequence ATGATAGACCGCCAAATTAAAGATACTGCTATAAAAGCAATCCGCTATATCACCGGAATAGGAATTATCTTTCTCCTGTGGCATATAGCAGCGACGTTAGCCAACCACGGAAGAGGTGTCTACTTCCCCACACCGCTATCCACCCTTTCAGGCCTGATAGATCTTCTAAAGGGAGAACAGATTTATGGTGCGGGGATTGTGGATCATACGGCTGTCAGCCTTTTAAGATGGTTCAAAGGATTCGCCCTCGCTTCCCTTATTGGCGTAGTTTTGGGCATAGCCATGGGATACTACCAGTTTCTTTTCGATCTGTTCATCCCCGTGGTGACGTTTCTGCAGATCATTCCCGGCCTGGCCTGGGTTCCCGTCGCCCTCCTCCTTTTCGGCCTGGGGGAAGGTGCCACGTTTTTCATGATATTTATAACTTCCCTTCCACCGGTCATCGTCAATACGGCCGGAGGAATCAGGGAAACTCCGCCCGTTTACATGAGAGCCTCACGCATGATGGGACTTAAAGGTCCCCGGACATTTTTCCGGATTCTGATTCCAGCATCAAGTCTTTCCATTATCAATGGATTGAGGATTGCCCTTGCTTCAGGCTGGAGGGTCCTGATCGCCGCAGAGATGGTAGTCGGATCGGCTCAGGGTCTGGGATTTGTCATCATACAGTCGCGGTGGAGTCTCGATTTCGTGTCGGCTTTTTCCGTTATCATAATAATCGCAGCCATTGGCCTTTTTATTGAAAAAGTCCTCTTTCAGATTATCGAAGACAATTTGCGCCATAAGATGGGCTTTGAGAGGATTTTATGA